One part of the uncultured Bacteroides sp. genome encodes these proteins:
- a CDS encoding TIGR04133 family radical SAM/SPASM protein has translation MTSEITLKKLLALEIARKIRHNKVKLHPLRQLFWECTLRCNLYCRHCGSDCKKTTYQKDMPLEDFLAVIDSISPHVNPSEVCIIITGGEPLMREDIEECGLALYHKGFPWGIVTNGLYLSRKRLDSLLASGMHSITISLDGLEKEHNWMRGHPESFTRATEAIKMVASEKDLNWDVVTCINRKNYKDLEELKNYLISIGVRNWRIFTVFPVGRAAEDPELLLTNQEFTGLMEFIKMSRKEGKIKINYACEGFLGKYEGEVRDNFYSCGAGVSVASILIDGSISACPSIRSNFYQGNIYRDNFMEIWNNRFENFRNREWMKKDQCTKCNYFRYCEGNGMHLRNNEGKLLICHYNKLRD, from the coding sequence ATGACAAGTGAGATAACTCTAAAAAAGCTCTTGGCATTAGAAATAGCTCGCAAAATAAGGCATAACAAAGTCAAATTACATCCTCTTCGCCAACTATTTTGGGAATGCACTTTACGATGCAATCTTTATTGCCGGCACTGTGGAAGTGATTGTAAAAAAACAACATATCAAAAAGATATGCCATTGGAGGATTTCCTTGCGGTTATTGATTCTATATCTCCGCATGTTAATCCATCAGAGGTATGTATTATCATAACCGGAGGTGAACCATTAATGAGAGAAGACATTGAAGAATGTGGTCTTGCACTCTATCATAAAGGTTTCCCTTGGGGAATCGTAACAAACGGGCTTTATCTTAGTCGCAAACGTCTTGACTCATTACTAGCTTCCGGAATGCATTCTATTACGATAAGTCTGGATGGACTTGAAAAAGAGCATAATTGGATGCGAGGACACCCCGAAAGTTTTACCCGGGCAACAGAAGCTATTAAAATGGTTGCTTCTGAAAAAGATTTAAATTGGGATGTTGTTACGTGCATAAACCGCAAAAACTATAAAGATTTAGAAGAATTAAAAAACTATCTGATATCCATCGGAGTAAGAAACTGGCGAATATTCACAGTATTTCCGGTAGGACGAGCCGCAGAAGATCCGGAACTTCTACTCACAAATCAAGAATTTACAGGCTTGATGGAATTTATAAAAATGAGTCGTAAAGAGGGAAAAATAAAGATAAACTACGCATGTGAAGGCTTTCTCGGAAAATACGAAGGAGAAGTAAGAGATAATTTCTATTCTTGTGGTGCAGGTGTTAGTGTAGCTTCAATTCTAATTGATGGCTCAATCTCTGCCTGCCCAAGTATTCGAAGCAATTTTTATCAAGGGAATATATATCGTGATAATTTTATGGAAATATGGAATAATCGATTTGAAAACTTCCGCAACCGTGAATGGATGAAAAAAGATCAATGCACCAAGTGCAATTACTTCCGCTATTGTGAAGGAAACGGAATGCATCTTCGTAATAATGAAGGGAAACTTCTTATATGTCATTATAACAAACTTCGAGATTAA
- a CDS encoding LytTR family DNA-binding domain-containing protein: protein MKIKCIITDDEPIARNGIQGYVERLDFLELVGVCEDAIQLSNVLKTQQVDLLFLDIEMSYMSGIDLLNTLVNPPKVIITSAYEQYAIKGYDLEVVDYLLKPIPFERFLKAVNKAYDVIVNQTAPKSPDYFFVKANQKLEKIFFKDILYVEGIENYVAIQTISGKVITHSTLKLILENFPEQLFIQTHKSFIINVEKVLNIEGNMLGINKYKIPISRTYKEKVLEAILKNKLLSGC, encoded by the coding sequence ATGAAAATTAAATGTATTATAACCGATGATGAACCGATAGCAAGAAATGGAATTCAAGGCTATGTTGAAAGACTTGATTTCCTCGAATTAGTTGGCGTTTGCGAAGATGCTATACAGTTAAGCAACGTCTTGAAAACGCAACAAGTAGATTTGTTGTTTCTGGATATTGAAATGTCATACATGTCTGGCATTGATTTGCTAAACACTTTGGTTAATCCTCCAAAGGTTATTATTACCAGTGCTTACGAACAGTATGCAATAAAAGGATATGACCTGGAAGTTGTAGATTATTTGCTTAAACCAATTCCTTTTGAACGATTTCTGAAAGCTGTGAATAAGGCGTATGACGTGATTGTAAATCAAACAGCGCCAAAATCTCCTGATTATTTCTTTGTAAAAGCAAATCAGAAATTGGAAAAGATTTTCTTCAAGGATATATTATATGTTGAGGGGATAGAGAACTATGTGGCTATTCAAACTATTTCGGGAAAGGTTATAACTCATTCAACTCTTAAGCTTATATTGGAGAATTTTCCTGAACAGCTTTTTATTCAAACGCATAAATCTTTCATTATTAATGTAGAAAAGGTATTGAATATTGAAGGAAATATGCTTGGCATAAATAAATATAAAATTCCAATATCAAGAACTTATAAAGAAAAAGTGCTGGAAGCCATCCTTAAAAACAAATTGCTTAGTGGTTGTTGA
- a CDS encoding GDP-L-fucose synthase encodes MEKDAKIFVAGHRGLVGSAILNNLKKKGYTNFVLRTHEELDLCNQAAVTEFFDQEKPEYVFLAAAHVGGIVANSLYRADFIYRNLEIQNNVIYNSFRTGVKKLLFLGSTCIYPGNAPQPMKEDCLLSSELEYTNEPYALAKIAGLKMCESFNLQYGTNYIAVMPTNLYGPNDNFNLERSHVLPALIRKAHLGKQLMAGNWDEIRKDFNTAPVEGIDGNANQEAILEKLNKYGITQSANGKVNVEIWGTGAPLREFLWSEDMADACVFIMENVDFADLKGNIKEVRNCHINIGTGKELSIKELAYLVAEKVNFEGNIVFNSDKPDGTMRKLTDPSKLHSLGWKHKVELEDGIAMIYDWYINK; translated from the coding sequence ATGGAAAAAGATGCAAAGATTTTTGTAGCCGGACACCGTGGCCTTGTAGGTTCGGCTATTCTAAATAATCTGAAGAAAAAAGGATATACAAATTTCGTTCTTCGTACTCATGAAGAATTAGATTTATGTAATCAGGCTGCCGTTACTGAATTCTTTGATCAGGAGAAGCCCGAATATGTATTTTTAGCAGCAGCACATGTGGGCGGGATTGTAGCGAATAGCCTTTACAGAGCTGATTTTATTTATCGCAATCTGGAAATCCAGAATAATGTAATATACAATTCATTCCGTACCGGAGTAAAGAAATTGCTGTTTCTTGGCAGTACTTGTATTTATCCGGGAAATGCTCCTCAACCAATGAAAGAAGACTGCCTTCTTTCTTCTGAATTGGAATATACCAATGAACCTTATGCATTGGCTAAAATTGCCGGACTGAAAATGTGCGAAAGCTTTAACCTGCAATATGGAACAAACTATATAGCAGTAATGCCAACCAATCTTTATGGTCCGAATGATAATTTTAATCTGGAACGTAGTCATGTATTGCCGGCTTTAATAAGAAAAGCACACTTAGGCAAACAGCTAATGGCAGGTAACTGGGATGAAATCCGCAAGGATTTTAATACTGCCCCTGTGGAAGGTATAGATGGAAATGCCAATCAGGAAGCAATTCTTGAAAAACTAAATAAATATGGCATTACCCAATCTGCCAACGGAAAAGTAAATGTTGAGATATGGGGAACAGGTGCTCCCCTTCGAGAATTCCTTTGGAGCGAAGATATGGCCGATGCTTGTGTCTTTATTATGGAAAATGTAGATTTTGCAGATCTGAAAGGAAATATCAAGGAAGTACGTAATTGCCATATTAACATAGGTACAGGAAAAGAGCTTTCTATCAAAGAACTTGCTTACCTGGTTGCAGAAAAAGTTAACTTCGAAGGAAACATTGTTTTCAATTCCGATAAACCGGACGGAACAATGCGCAAGCTTACTGACCCTTCTAAACTTCACAGTCTTGGCTGGAAGCACAAAGTAGAACTAGAAGATGGTATTGCAATGATATACGATTGGTATATTAATAAATAA
- a CDS encoding TonB-dependent receptor — MYKLSCLFLLLNSFLCFNAFSSETSTVLSGKVFVENKSPLEGAQVILLAQKDSSFVKGTASDNNGNFIFRQIAPGGYFVQVSMLGYKKEFRNTVVEDGKSVVLSPVYMEVEAQKLNAIVVTGKRPPIEIMADKTVINIESYSLSSGNSALSVMQSLPGVIVGNDGSVSMNGKAGTKVLIDGKTYYLGGTELVNYLKSTPASALDKVELITNPSAKYDASGNSGIINIRTKKSKMTGFNMTLNSSYEQGDYGRFNNNVSFNHRNGKINVFGMYGYYTGNDFIDLKVIRKMNSSFSPSYTTFDQNSFRKRTDDNQYFNAGIQYYLSDMTTFELSANGYSAKRSENGTINSAFYTSAAKNDSTLNSFTNNNEHRNNFSSSLNMLQKFNNKGKEVSVSLDYLHYSLDEDQIHNDSFMGLNGVTTDEYSKGLKNGIISMYSGRADITYPVSEKFSFEAGVKSEFVDIDNASTYQNKVGVNWLPDYGLSYQFLYRENINAAYISTKYSLNKFRLEAGVRLENTNVKGHQLGNQQHNDSLFTKSYTNIFPTVMLSYSLNNMNTFNFTYGRRIGRPNYKDLNPFTYIFDAYTYEQGNTALKPQFSDNLDISYVIRNNYCIGLFYGTTQKAIVKSYIVDDSKNRVYVMPTNMSSYNSYGLRVGVGDLSFVNFLHSSINAGLVRNNYNWDLDDFCNKNRKTTIMLSINNRISLPKDWTAEVTEFYNGKMAYGQISVSPIWRLSAGIQKKFLKGNATLGIYSNDIFNSYREKGSGIFNGTWASTNERNDRCVIGISLTYRFKKGYISKEYKKKGESFDTKRINL, encoded by the coding sequence ATGTATAAGCTAAGTTGCCTTTTTCTTTTATTGAATTCTTTTCTATGTTTTAATGCTTTTTCTTCAGAGACAAGCACTGTATTAAGTGGCAAAGTCTTTGTAGAAAACAAATCACCTCTGGAGGGTGCTCAGGTTATCTTGTTGGCTCAGAAAGATTCCTCTTTTGTAAAGGGGACTGCCAGCGATAATAATGGAAACTTTATTTTCAGACAAATAGCTCCGGGAGGTTATTTTGTTCAGGTTTCCATGCTTGGGTATAAAAAGGAATTTAGAAACACTGTTGTTGAAGACGGAAAATCGGTTGTGCTTTCTCCTGTATATATGGAAGTGGAAGCTCAGAAACTGAATGCAATTGTAGTAACAGGCAAACGACCACCAATAGAGATTATGGCTGATAAAACAGTTATTAATATTGAATCGTATTCATTAAGTTCCGGAAATAGTGCATTATCGGTTATGCAAAGTCTTCCGGGTGTAATTGTAGGCAATGATGGTTCTGTCTCAATGAATGGTAAAGCCGGAACTAAGGTTTTAATTGATGGAAAGACCTATTATCTGGGAGGTACAGAGCTGGTTAATTACCTCAAATCTACTCCGGCTTCAGCTCTTGATAAAGTAGAATTAATCACAAATCCATCAGCAAAATATGATGCAAGCGGAAATTCGGGCATTATTAATATCAGGACTAAAAAGTCAAAGATGACGGGCTTTAATATGACTCTTAATTCAAGCTACGAACAAGGTGATTACGGGCGCTTTAATAATAATGTTTCATTCAATCATCGTAACGGGAAAATAAATGTTTTTGGAATGTATGGTTATTATACAGGGAATGACTTTATTGATTTAAAAGTTATCAGAAAAATGAATAGCTCTTTTTCTCCATCATATACTACATTCGATCAGAATTCGTTTCGCAAAAGAACTGATGATAATCAATATTTTAATGCAGGGATTCAGTATTATCTGTCTGATATGACTACTTTTGAGCTTTCAGCCAACGGATACTCTGCCAAACGTTCAGAGAACGGGACAATAAATTCAGCTTTCTATACCTCTGCAGCGAAGAATGATTCGACTCTTAATTCGTTTACCAATAATAATGAGCATCGGAATAATTTTAGTTCAAGCCTAAACATGCTTCAAAAATTTAATAATAAAGGTAAAGAGGTTAGTGTTTCTTTGGATTATCTGCACTATTCTCTTGATGAGGATCAGATACATAATGATAGTTTTATGGGATTGAATGGTGTAACAACAGACGAATATTCAAAGGGATTGAAGAACGGAATAATTAGTATGTATTCTGGTAGAGCTGATATTACTTATCCGGTATCTGAAAAATTCTCCTTCGAAGCAGGAGTGAAATCTGAATTTGTTGACATCGATAATGCATCTACATATCAAAATAAGGTAGGAGTGAACTGGCTTCCGGATTATGGATTAAGTTATCAGTTCCTTTATCGTGAAAATATAAATGCAGCTTATATCAGCACAAAGTATTCCTTAAATAAGTTTCGTCTTGAAGCCGGCGTTAGATTGGAAAATACAAACGTGAAAGGTCATCAGTTAGGAAATCAGCAACATAATGACTCTTTGTTTACTAAGTCGTACACAAATATATTTCCTACTGTTATGCTGAGTTATAGCTTAAACAATATGAATACTTTTAATTTTACCTATGGAAGAAGGATAGGCAGACCTAATTACAAAGATTTGAATCCGTTTACTTATATATTCGATGCTTACACATACGAGCAGGGAAATACAGCATTAAAACCTCAGTTTTCTGATAATTTGGATATCTCGTATGTCATTAGGAATAATTATTGTATTGGTTTGTTTTACGGTACAACTCAAAAGGCCATAGTAAAATCGTATATAGTTGATGACAGCAAAAATAGAGTATATGTTATGCCAACTAATATGTCATCTTATAATTCGTACGGTTTAAGGGTGGGAGTAGGAGATCTTTCATTTGTGAATTTTCTGCATTCAAGCATTAATGCAGGTTTAGTGCGTAATAATTATAATTGGGACTTGGATGATTTCTGCAACAAGAACAGAAAAACAACCATCATGTTAAGTATAAATAATAGAATAAGCCTACCTAAAGATTGGACAGCGGAAGTTACCGAATTTTATAATGGAAAAATGGCTTATGGACAAATATCCGTTTCTCCTATATGGAGACTCTCTGCCGGAATTCAGAAGAAGTTCCTGAAGGGAAACGCTACTTTAGGAATATATTCAAATGATATTTTTAATTCATACAGAGAAAAAGGAAGTGGAATTTTTAATGGAACATGGGCTAGTACCAATGAAAGAAATGACCGATGTGTAATTGGAATTTCTTTAACTTATAGATTCAAAAAAGGGTATATTTCAAAAGAATATAAGAAAAAAGGAGAATCTTTTGATACAAAAAGAATAAATTTGTAG
- a CDS encoding radical SAM-associated putative lipoprotein, producing the protein MKKRNTTWLNLANKVLSGMMVLLGFNGCSGEAPCMYGSPYALHTIKGKVENNSGTAIKGIQVICNAKNSWIKPDTLLSNVNGEFTFKSEITFAEATYKLICKDIDGETNGSYKKDSIEVEFKKSDLVNGEGWFEGEATKNVTIKLSENDK; encoded by the coding sequence ATGAAAAAGAGAAACACAACATGGCTGAATTTAGCAAATAAAGTTCTATCAGGAATGATGGTATTACTGGGATTTAACGGTTGTTCCGGAGAAGCCCCGTGCATGTATGGTTCGCCTTACGCTTTGCATACTATTAAAGGAAAAGTAGAAAACAATTCCGGAACTGCAATAAAAGGAATTCAAGTTATTTGCAACGCAAAGAATAGCTGGATTAAACCGGATACTTTGCTATCCAATGTAAATGGAGAATTCACCTTCAAAAGTGAAATTACTTTTGCTGAAGCGACTTATAAGCTTATATGCAAAGATATTGATGGAGAGACAAACGGATCATATAAAAAAGACTCAATAGAAGTAGAATTCAAAAAAAGCGATTTAGTTAATGGAGAAGGATGGTTTGAAGGAGAAGCGACAAAAAACGTGACAATAAAACTATCAGAAAATGACAAGTGA
- a CDS encoding histidine kinase — MKTKKYNIWFWIVPLIFATVVMAGIRLVSDTPTGYKFWERPLEWNLVEFGFAIIIAYLCQFIISYLLERNSTRTGRLTIKMFLSEYLLVLAAGIIVFNPCLVLIHYLINDPLGVDDITIANIIFLLVLIIIYSLFRGNQILNAYIDEKLQTQKIKNMQIETELKFLKAQFHPHFLFNALNTIYFQIDEKNETPRKTIEQLSDLLRYQLYDVNQAVTIEQEISFLLTYINLQKVRMKESLKLDIFFDPKLKAQKIHSLLLFPLIENALKYVGGEYWIKIDGKLDGNRLLFEVVNAIPQTPFPASKIGGIGLGNLRRRLELLYPGRHKLMISKTADCYKANLMIEF; from the coding sequence ATGAAAACGAAGAAATATAATATATGGTTCTGGATTGTTCCGTTGATTTTTGCAACTGTTGTAATGGCAGGTATTCGTCTGGTAAGTGATACTCCTACCGGTTACAAATTCTGGGAACGACCTTTGGAATGGAACCTTGTTGAGTTTGGTTTCGCAATAATAATAGCGTATCTGTGCCAGTTTATTATTAGTTATTTGTTAGAAAGAAATAGTACACGAACCGGAAGGCTTACAATTAAGATGTTTCTTTCGGAATATCTCTTGGTTCTGGCTGCAGGAATTATTGTATTCAATCCTTGTCTGGTGCTAATACATTATCTGATAAATGATCCTCTGGGAGTGGATGACATAACCATTGCCAATATAATTTTTCTTTTAGTGCTTATTATCATCTATTCTCTTTTTAGAGGAAATCAGATTCTTAATGCATATATTGACGAGAAACTGCAGACTCAGAAAATAAAAAATATGCAGATTGAAACAGAACTGAAATTTTTAAAAGCTCAGTTTCATCCTCATTTTTTATTCAATGCATTAAATACTATTTATTTCCAAATTGATGAGAAGAATGAAACTCCAAGAAAAACGATTGAACAATTGTCGGATTTGCTCCGCTATCAGCTCTATGATGTTAATCAAGCAGTAACTATTGAGCAAGAAATTAGTTTTTTGCTTACTTATATAAATTTGCAAAAGGTACGGATGAAGGAAAGTCTTAAACTGGATATTTTTTTTGATCCAAAGCTAAAAGCTCAAAAGATCCATTCTTTGCTTTTGTTTCCATTGATTGAGAATGCATTGAAATATGTAGGAGGGGAGTACTGGATAAAGATAGATGGTAAACTTGATGGGAATAGACTGCTATTTGAAGTTGTGAATGCAATACCTCAAACTCCTTTTCCCGCTTCGAAAATAGGTGGAATTGGACTGGGAAATCTAAGAAGAAGGCTTGAATTGTTATATCCCGGTAGGCATAAACTTATGATTTCTAAGACAGCAGACTGTTATAAGGCAAATTTAATGATCGAGTTTTAA
- the gmd gene encoding GDP-mannose 4,6-dehydratase — MKKALISGITGQDGSFLAEFLLKKGYEVHGILRRSSSFNTGRIEHLYFEEWVRDMKQQRTINLHYGDMTDSSSLIRIIQQVQPDEIYNLAAQSHVKVSFDVPEYTAEADAVGTLRMLEAVRILGLEKKTKIYQASTSELFGLVQEVPQKETTPFYPRSPYGVAKQYGFWITKNYRESYGMFAVNGILFNHESERRGETFVTRKISLAVARIKQGVQDKLYMGNLDSQRDWGYAKDYVECMWMILQHDTPEDFVIATGEMHTVREFCTLAFKEVDIELHWEGEGVDEKGIDVATGRALVEVDPKYFRPAEVEQLLGDPTKARTLLGWNPTQTSFPELVKIMVQHDMEKVRKLIANK; from the coding sequence ATGAAAAAAGCCTTAATTTCAGGTATAACCGGTCAGGACGGTTCATTTTTAGCTGAATTTTTATTAAAAAAAGGATATGAAGTTCACGGCATACTTCGCCGTTCATCTTCTTTCAATACAGGACGCATCGAACATCTATATTTTGAAGAATGGGTACGTGACATGAAACAACAACGAACCATAAATCTTCATTATGGAGATATGACCGATTCCAGTTCTCTTATACGTATTATCCAACAAGTGCAACCAGATGAGATATACAACCTGGCAGCTCAAAGTCACGTTAAGGTCAGCTTTGATGTTCCTGAATATACAGCCGAAGCTGATGCTGTAGGTACCCTCCGCATGCTGGAAGCTGTTCGTATTCTAGGTTTAGAAAAGAAAACAAAAATATATCAAGCTTCTACTTCCGAACTTTTTGGTTTGGTGCAGGAAGTTCCACAAAAGGAAACTACACCTTTTTATCCACGCAGTCCATACGGTGTTGCTAAACAATACGGTTTTTGGATTACAAAAAACTATCGTGAATCTTATGGCATGTTTGCTGTAAACGGAATCTTGTTTAATCATGAAAGTGAACGTCGTGGAGAAACTTTCGTTACCAGAAAGATTTCTTTAGCTGTTGCTCGTATTAAACAAGGTGTTCAGGATAAGCTTTACATGGGTAACCTTGATTCACAACGTGACTGGGGATATGCAAAAGATTATGTAGAATGTATGTGGATGATTCTACAACATGACACTCCAGAAGATTTTGTGATTGCTACCGGAGAAATGCATACTGTGCGAGAGTTCTGTACACTTGCTTTCAAAGAAGTAGATATTGAACTCCATTGGGAAGGTGAAGGAGTTGATGAAAAAGGTATTGATGTGGCTACAGGCCGTGCATTAGTAGAAGTGGATCCTAAATATTTCCGTCCGGCTGAGGTTGAGCAGTTATTAGGAGATCCTACAAAAGCAAGAACATTACTTGGCTGGAATCCTACACAAACATCATTCCCTGAGTTGGTAAAGATCATGGTACAACATGATATGGAAAAAGTCAGAAAGTTAATCGCAAATAAATAA
- a CDS encoding transglycosylase domain-containing protein, whose translation MANFDFRNLASRGKSAFVFFKSKCKFLGTKYKSFYQNSPWYKKIVIVFCSLILLFSLYLFMVDINFLWLFGKSPSMSSINNPNQSVASEIYSADGKLISKYFRENRTPVEYEEISPILIKTLISTEDERFYEHFGVDLKGVFAAVKDMAHGNARGASTITQQLVKNMFKVRSQYSRGLLGNIPGLKLLIMKSKEWITAVKIEIFYSKKEILTMYLNTVDFGSNAYGIKTAAKTYFNTTPRNLSIEQAATLVGLLKATTTYNPRLNPKNSIKRRNIVLENLLTHHLISKTEFDSLKRIPIKLNYSIEKNYGGEALYFRDAVAESLKDWCKENDIDLYSDGLKIYTTLDTRMQKYAEEAVDKQMRIVQRNFDSHWGKENPWQDMNHKEIVGFIENLAKRTDTYKILEQKYPNQPDSINYYLNKPHKVKVFDYKTGTKEMNISTMDSIRYMERFMHTGFVAMEPQNGFVRAWVGDIDFNSWKYDKVLSKRQPGSTFKLFDYATAFNKGMSPCDERVDKYLEWEVMEKGELKKWTPRNANGNYSGQTLTLKAAFARSINSIAVQIAKEVGIAEIIKTAHAMGIKTPLHNIPATSLGASDVSLLELVNAYCTVVNDGMTHEPVLVTRIEDRNGKVLYNYSPEHKQAIPYETAFLMQQMLQGGLTEPMGTTQNLWSFDVFKYNTDFGGKTGTSSNHSDAWFVGVTPNLVGGAWVGGEHRSIHFRTGKLGEGSKTALPIFGYFMEKVLADTQLSKYRAKFPKPKQPITKNYQCQSSYPSAKNDSIDGLASDSTAINSDQEGLEEDNVEEQL comes from the coding sequence ATGGCAAACTTTGATTTCAGAAATTTGGCTTCTCGCGGTAAATCCGCCTTTGTTTTCTTCAAATCCAAATGTAAATTTTTAGGAACTAAATACAAATCTTTCTATCAGAACTCTCCCTGGTATAAGAAAATTGTAATCGTTTTCTGTTCCTTAATCCTTTTGTTTTCTCTTTATTTATTCATGGTAGATATAAACTTCCTTTGGTTGTTTGGAAAATCTCCTAGTATGTCGAGCATAAACAATCCGAACCAAAGTGTAGCCTCGGAAATTTATAGTGCAGATGGCAAGCTTATCAGTAAATATTTCAGGGAAAATAGAACTCCTGTTGAATATGAAGAAATCTCACCAATCTTAATTAAGACACTTATCAGCACTGAAGATGAACGTTTTTACGAACACTTTGGAGTTGACTTAAAAGGAGTTTTTGCAGCTGTTAAGGATATGGCTCACGGCAATGCACGAGGTGCCAGTACTATTACTCAGCAGCTCGTGAAAAATATGTTTAAAGTGCGCTCTCAATACTCAAGAGGGCTTTTAGGAAATATCCCAGGGCTCAAACTGCTTATTATGAAATCGAAAGAATGGATTACTGCAGTTAAAATTGAAATATTTTATTCCAAAAAAGAAATTCTTACTATGTATCTCAACACCGTTGATTTTGGTAGTAATGCTTATGGAATAAAGACAGCCGCCAAAACCTATTTTAATACAACACCCAGAAATTTATCAATAGAACAAGCTGCAACATTAGTAGGTTTACTAAAGGCTACAACAACTTATAATCCTCGCTTAAATCCAAAAAACAGTATTAAAAGACGCAACATAGTATTAGAAAACTTATTAACTCATCATCTGATCAGCAAAACTGAATTCGATTCCCTGAAACGAATTCCAATCAAACTGAATTATAGCATTGAAAAGAATTATGGCGGAGAAGCTCTTTATTTTAGAGACGCTGTTGCCGAATCTCTTAAAGACTGGTGCAAAGAAAATGATATTGACTTATATTCTGACGGGCTGAAGATATATACAACTTTAGATACCAGAATGCAAAAGTACGCTGAAGAAGCTGTAGACAAACAAATGCGTATAGTACAGCGTAACTTTGACAGTCATTGGGGAAAAGAAAATCCTTGGCAAGATATGAATCATAAAGAAATTGTTGGTTTTATTGAGAATTTAGCCAAAAGAACCGACACTTATAAGATTCTGGAGCAAAAATATCCGAATCAACCAGATTCTATTAATTATTACCTTAACAAGCCTCATAAGGTTAAGGTCTTCGATTATAAAACTGGAACTAAAGAAATGAATATTAGTACAATGGATTCAATCCGTTATATGGAAAGATTTATGCATACCGGCTTTGTGGCTATGGAGCCTCAAAATGGATTTGTAAGAGCTTGGGTAGGCGACATTGATTTCAATTCTTGGAAATATGACAAAGTACTTTCAAAGCGTCAACCGGGATCCACTTTCAAACTATTTGATTATGCTACAGCTTTCAATAAAGGAATGTCTCCTTGCGACGAAAGGGTTGATAAATATCTTGAGTGGGAAGTTATGGAAAAAGGAGAACTTAAAAAATGGACTCCACGTAATGCTAACGGAAACTATTCAGGCCAAACATTGACACTAAAAGCTGCTTTTGCAAGATCTATTAATAGTATTGCGGTACAAATTGCAAAAGAAGTAGGTATTGCTGAAATTATCAAGACAGCACATGCAATGGGTATTAAAACTCCACTGCACAATATACCGGCAACAAGTCTGGGAGCTTCAGACGTCTCTTTATTAGAACTAGTTAATGCTTACTGTACTGTTGTCAATGATGGTATGACTCATGAGCCTGTATTGGTAACACGTATTGAAGATCGTAATGGAAAAGTTCTATATAATTATTCACCTGAACATAAGCAAGCCATTCCATATGAAACAGCATTCCTGATGCAACAAATGCTTCAAGGGGGACTTACTGAACCAATGGGAACAACTCAGAATCTATGGTCTTTTGATGTATTCAAATACAACACCGATTTTGGAGGTAAAACCGGAACATCATCTAATCACTCTGATGCATGGTTCGTTGGTGTGACTCCGAATTTAGTAGGTGGTGCATGGGTTGGTGGTGAACATCGAAGTATCCACTTTAGGACTGGCAAACTAGGAGAAGGAAGCAAGACTGCCCTACCAATATTTGGTTATTTCATGGAGAAAGTGCTTGCAGATACTCAATTATCTAAATACAGAGCTAAGTTTCCTAAACCGAAACAACCAATAACCAAAAACTATCAATGCCAATCATCGTATCCTTCTGCAAAGAATGATTCAATTGACGGATTAGCATCAGATAGTACTGCTATCAATTCAGATCAAGAAGGACTGGAAGAGGATAATGTAGAAGAGCAGCTTTAA